The proteins below are encoded in one region of Candidatus Neomarinimicrobiota bacterium:
- a CDS encoding amino acid permease, producing MTQASSSSHLKRQLGLVAVMAVVSGDMLGSGIFYTPQELAPVAQSVWQVYFFWALCGLITLCGVLTVGELGARMPRSGADYHIIRTGFGGLFGFVKVWSTVWVAGPGSVAAVAILFGKFVSELSGVLSPVLWGVAAVVVFTVINLMGVQWGGRTQIVLTAIKLMALLALVFGSLIFAEATEPADTAVKLANDSDEWWSFFRLMGLGIAAVLFTYDGWIDIVHAAGEVKNPQRNLPIGLTAGVVLIIAIYLLANFAFLRVVPLHEMARSDSLAAVTVARKTFGNVGGQFITILMMISILGALGGLVMTFPRLIFAAGSHYTARSADESGLLKRLFRFLGAVSSNTQVPFGAILLNAVTAVTALVFFQSFSRIVNFFVVPNQLFNILLVASIFRLPRDADTARHRMVGYPIIPLIYVVTIAGFLVGAFVYNPGDTAIGLALAATGIPVYLWLERKRS from the coding sequence ATGACCCAAGCTTCCTCATCTTCCCATCTAAAGCGCCAACTGGGACTCGTAGCTGTCATGGCTGTGGTATCGGGCGATATGCTCGGTTCGGGCATTTTTTATACTCCTCAGGAGCTTGCTCCTGTTGCCCAGTCTGTGTGGCAGGTCTATTTTTTCTGGGCGCTGTGTGGATTGATCACACTTTGTGGCGTCCTGACTGTGGGCGAGCTGGGGGCGCGAATGCCGCGGTCTGGCGCTGACTATCATATCATCCGCACTGGATTTGGCGGACTCTTCGGATTTGTTAAGGTGTGGTCAACAGTCTGGGTGGCCGGGCCGGGATCGGTTGCGGCGGTGGCGATCCTGTTTGGCAAGTTTGTTTCCGAACTGTCTGGAGTTCTGTCTCCCGTATTGTGGGGCGTTGCGGCGGTCGTTGTTTTCACCGTAATCAATCTTATGGGTGTGCAATGGGGCGGCCGGACGCAGATAGTGCTGACAGCGATAAAACTCATGGCACTGCTGGCGCTGGTATTCGGCAGCCTGATCTTCGCGGAAGCGACCGAGCCTGCTGATACCGCCGTGAAACTGGCAAATGATAGTGACGAGTGGTGGAGTTTCTTCCGACTTATGGGTCTCGGCATCGCCGCGGTGCTGTTTACCTATGACGGCTGGATTGATATCGTGCACGCAGCGGGTGAAGTGAAGAATCCTCAGCGTAATCTTCCTATTGGTCTAACTGCCGGCGTGGTGCTCATTATTGCCATCTATCTTCTGGCGAACTTTGCATTCTTGCGGGTTGTACCACTTCATGAAATGGCACGCAGCGATTCTCTGGCGGCAGTGACGGTGGCCCGCAAGACGTTCGGCAATGTAGGAGGCCAGTTTATCACGATCCTGATGATGATATCCATACTGGGTGCCTTAGGCGGTTTGGTGATGACCTTCCCCCGTCTCATCTTTGCTGCCGGCAGTCATTACACCGCTCGAAGTGCAGATGAAAGCGGTTTACTCAAACGACTGTTTCGGTTTCTCGGAGCAGTTTCCTCTAACACTCAAGTCCCCTTCGGCGCCATTCTGCTGAATGCCGTCACAGCCGTTACAGCCCTGGTCTTCTTTCAGTCCTTCAGCCGTATTGTCAATTTTTTTGTTGTACCGAATCAGCTTTTCAACATTCTACTTGTAGCTTCCATATTCCGGCTTCCGAGGGACGCAGACACGGCCCGGCATAGAATGGTGGGGTATCCCATCATTCCTCTCATCTATGTTGTTACGATTGCAGGATTTCTCGTGGGCGCCTTTGTTTACAACCCCGGTGATACGGCCATTGGACTGGCTCTTGCCGCTACCGGCATTCCCGTCTACCTCTGGTTGGAAAGGAAGCGGTCGTGA
- the ggt gene encoding gamma-glutamyltransferase, whose amino-acid sequence MISHSLFLTATILSAALSAQDRLTGLPFATRSEVIAPYGMAATSQPLATQVALDILKGGGCAVDAAIAANAVLGLVEPTGCGIGGDLFAIVWDSDTGKLYGLNASGRSPKSLTLEYFKQHGYDKIPARGPLPVSVPGCVDGWFELHNRFGKMRMRKVLQPAIQYAEDGFPVTEVIAYYMQQDAPYLEPFPGFKETYMPHGRMPRKGEVFKNPKLAETYSKIAREGRDVFYRGAIAKTIDEHIKMQGGFLSYDDLASHSSEWVEPVSTNYRGYDVWELPPNGQGIAALQILNILEGHDIASMGFGSTNYIHTFVEAKKLAFEDRAKYYADPAFNEIPVDRLISKAYGAERRQLINPNRAATSYDPGNLENGDTIYLTVADKDGNMVSLIQSNYRGMGSGMTPGELGFVLQDRGELFTLEEGHFNVYAPGKRPFHTIIPAFVTKDGEPFISFGVMGGAMQPQGHVQVLVNFIDFGMNLQEAGDAPRIRHSGSSQPTGERMTDGGVLNLESGFSVDVIEELKNRGHSVRVGAGGYGGYQAILWDERNKIYYGASESRKDGHAAGY is encoded by the coding sequence ATGATTAGCCATTCTCTTTTCCTTACCGCTACTATTCTGTCCGCGGCATTATCTGCACAAGACCGCTTGACAGGGCTTCCCTTTGCCACTCGCTCCGAAGTGATCGCGCCTTACGGCATGGCTGCCACTAGTCAGCCGCTGGCGACGCAGGTCGCTCTGGATATTCTGAAAGGCGGTGGCTGTGCGGTAGACGCCGCGATCGCTGCCAACGCCGTGCTCGGTCTTGTGGAGCCCACCGGATGCGGCATCGGGGGTGATCTCTTCGCCATCGTCTGGGACAGTGACACAGGAAAACTTTACGGCCTCAACGCCAGCGGAAGATCGCCGAAATCTCTGACGCTCGAATATTTCAAACAACACGGCTACGACAAGATCCCCGCCCGCGGCCCGCTGCCCGTTTCAGTCCCCGGATGTGTAGATGGATGGTTTGAGCTCCACAACAGGTTCGGGAAAATGAGGATGCGAAAAGTCCTTCAGCCCGCCATCCAGTACGCCGAAGATGGTTTTCCGGTGACTGAGGTCATCGCCTACTACATGCAACAGGACGCCCCCTATCTCGAGCCGTTCCCCGGCTTCAAAGAGACTTATATGCCGCACGGCCGGATGCCTCGAAAAGGGGAAGTCTTCAAGAACCCAAAGTTGGCCGAGACCTATAGCAAGATTGCCCGGGAAGGACGGGACGTTTTCTACAGAGGTGCCATCGCAAAGACCATTGACGAACACATTAAGATGCAAGGCGGCTTCCTCTCTTACGATGACCTCGCCAGTCATAGCTCGGAGTGGGTGGAACCGGTTTCCACCAACTATCGAGGCTACGATGTCTGGGAGCTACCGCCTAACGGCCAGGGCATCGCGGCTCTACAGATTCTGAATATCCTGGAGGGCCATGACATTGCAAGTATGGGCTTTGGCAGTACCAACTATATCCACACCTTCGTGGAGGCAAAGAAGCTCGCCTTCGAGGACCGTGCGAAATACTACGCCGATCCCGCCTTTAACGAGATCCCGGTGGACCGGCTTATTTCGAAAGCCTATGGCGCCGAGCGCCGTCAGCTCATCAATCCCAACCGAGCCGCCACGAGTTACGATCCCGGCAATCTAGAAAATGGCGATACCATCTATCTCACCGTGGCGGATAAAGACGGCAACATGGTCTCTCTGATTCAGAGCAACTACAGGGGGATGGGATCAGGGATGACGCCCGGCGAACTCGGTTTCGTCCTTCAGGACCGGGGTGAACTATTCACGTTGGAGGAAGGTCATTTCAATGTCTACGCCCCCGGCAAGCGCCCTTTCCACACTATCATCCCGGCATTCGTGACGAAAGACGGGGAGCCGTTCATTAGTTTTGGCGTTATGGGAGGTGCCATGCAGCCGCAAGGGCATGTCCAAGTTCTTGTGAACTTCATCGATTTCGGGATGAACCTTCAGGAGGCCGGCGACGCCCCGCGCATCCGCCACAGCGGAAGTTCCCAGCCCACCGGAGAGAGGATGACGGACGGCGGTGTGTTGAACTTAGAGTCGGGCTTTTCCGTTGATGTTATTGAAGAACTGAAGAATCGAGGTCATTCCGTCCGTGTTGGTGCAGGTGGGTATGGTGGCTATCAGGCCATCCTATGGGACGAGCGTAACAAGATCTATTACGGCGCGTCAGAATCGAGAAAGGACGGCCACGCAGCGGGATATTAG
- a CDS encoding DUF1028 domain-containing protein, whose product MNRFFESRGWLAVVLCSMSLAVTIRGDDIYSRPVSTYSIVALDPETGELGVAVQSHWFSVGSLVPWVQAGVGAVATQSFVKVEYGPEGLRQMMIGVPAGAVLSKLISQDEGEAVRQVAMIDASGNVAAHTGSRCIEAAGHQMGKNYSVQANLMEKPTVWPAMAMAFEKSEGDLADRMMAALEAAEAEGGDIRGRQSAAMLIVTGKPTGIAWKDVVLDLRVDDHPEPLKQLKRLIRIYRAYEHANKGDELLESKDVAGALREYELAADYYPENIELPFWTAVTLTGAGRLQEALPIFKSVFQTDERWRKLTPRLVKSQLLPDDPRIMEAILGE is encoded by the coding sequence ATGAACAGATTTTTTGAAAGTCGCGGATGGTTGGCAGTCGTCTTGTGCAGCATGTCGCTTGCGGTGACGATCCGTGGTGATGACATCTACAGCCGCCCCGTCTCCACCTACTCGATTGTGGCGCTGGACCCGGAAACGGGAGAACTGGGCGTGGCGGTGCAGAGTCACTGGTTTTCCGTCGGCTCACTGGTGCCGTGGGTGCAAGCCGGCGTAGGCGCCGTAGCGACACAGTCGTTCGTAAAGGTTGAGTACGGGCCCGAAGGCTTAAGACAGATGATGATAGGAGTGCCAGCCGGTGCCGTTTTGAGCAAGCTTATCTCACAGGATGAAGGAGAGGCCGTGAGACAGGTGGCCATGATCGATGCTTCCGGCAATGTGGCGGCACACACAGGTTCGCGTTGCATCGAAGCGGCAGGGCATCAGATGGGCAAGAACTATTCGGTGCAGGCAAATCTCATGGAAAAGCCGACGGTCTGGCCTGCCATGGCGATGGCGTTTGAGAAAAGCGAAGGTGATCTGGCTGACCGCATGATGGCGGCGCTGGAGGCGGCAGAAGCTGAAGGTGGTGACATCCGGGGAAGACAGTCGGCTGCTATGCTCATCGTTACGGGAAAACCTACCGGAATCGCCTGGAAGGATGTGGTCCTCGATCTGCGGGTGGACGATCATCCCGAACCGCTGAAGCAGTTGAAGCGACTGATTCGAATCTACCGCGCCTATGAGCACGCCAACAAGGGTGATGAACTGTTGGAGAGTAAAGATGTGGCGGGTGCTTTGCGGGAATATGAGCTGGCGGCAGATTACTATCCTGAGAATATAGAGCTGCCCTTTTGGACGGCCGTTACGCTGACCGGAGCCGGTAGACTGCAGGAGGCACTCCCTATCTTCAAGAGCGTCTTCCAGACCGATGAACGCTGGCGGAAGCTGACGCCGAGGCTGGTAAAATCTCAATTGCTCCCAGATGATCCTAGAATAATGGAGGCCATTCTTGGTGAATAG
- a CDS encoding arginine deiminase family protein: MTKFGVPNAYGTLKRVIMHRPGAELERVTEETLEEFHFRRPVNSERFSADYDAMRSLFQDHGVEVLDLHEILAHDDDTLAYMDRRPNMTYTRDLAAVFSSGAVLMGPYLKGRRGDQEMLGRAFRKLGVPLLGEIEPPAYLEGGGVTIIGDDTVVASLCDRANEAGTRTLRDIVLEREVRYFLEVPLPRGNIHIDGLFMVLDEKLCLLFTEAFETAPCRLFEKGRSESRSVMFQEFLDDRGFNCIPITEEERLGGHLNVVVTQRAEKAIGFQKAERIAGEMGKRGWILDRFPADELFAGNGGAHCMTCPLLVE; the protein is encoded by the coding sequence GTGACGAAGTTTGGTGTCCCAAATGCGTACGGCACACTTAAGCGTGTGATTATGCACCGCCCAGGCGCGGAACTTGAGAGGGTGACCGAAGAGACTCTTGAGGAGTTCCATTTCCGGCGCCCGGTGAATAGTGAACGGTTCTCAGCCGATTACGACGCCATGCGTTCATTATTTCAGGACCACGGTGTGGAGGTGCTCGACCTCCATGAGATTCTTGCCCATGATGATGATACTCTTGCTTACATGGATCGCCGCCCCAACATGACTTATACACGAGACCTCGCCGCCGTCTTTTCCAGCGGTGCTGTCCTTATGGGACCGTATCTTAAAGGGAGGCGGGGAGATCAGGAGATGTTGGGCCGCGCATTCAGGAAACTTGGGGTGCCGCTTCTGGGAGAGATTGAACCACCGGCCTATCTGGAAGGGGGCGGTGTAACGATAATCGGGGACGATACAGTTGTTGCCTCTCTTTGTGATCGCGCCAACGAAGCGGGAACAAGAACACTGCGTGACATAGTTTTGGAGAGGGAGGTGAGGTACTTTCTGGAAGTGCCTCTGCCCCGTGGTAACATCCATATCGACGGCCTCTTTATGGTTCTTGACGAAAAGCTCTGTCTCCTGTTTACGGAAGCTTTTGAAACAGCCCCGTGCCGGCTCTTCGAGAAAGGGAGATCGGAGTCAAGATCTGTCATGTTTCAGGAATTTCTTGATGATCGCGGCTTCAACTGTATCCCTATCACTGAAGAGGAACGTCTTGGAGGGCATCTCAATGTGGTGGTGACGCAGAGGGCGGAGAAAGCGATAGGATTTCAGAAGGCGGAACGCATCGCCGGTGAGATGGGTAAGCGCGGCTGGATCCTGGACAGATTTCCGGCGGATGAACTGTTTGCCGGCAACGGCGGCGCCCACTGCATGACCTGTCCGCTGCTGGTGGAATGA
- a CDS encoding threonine synthase yields the protein MNRRNSQMMLICTYCEEPYTGEDPPTTCRCGHPLEAQLDLRESVPATATVNLDDPSLWRYRTILPPIDDRHIMTLVEGWTDLRSGGDYGGATVYFKDETVNPTGSFKDRGMSLAVSHLKRSGVTEACLPSAGNAGVSVAAYCEEAGIECHVYLPEMIPSPFVKATEKYSAHVHLGGQTIAEAAARMNGEKEKRWFDLSTLKEPFRVEGKKTLGYEIAEHLDWHFPDVVVYPAGGGTGLVGMWKAFNEMKRLGWVEGALPRMVAVQSAGCAPVVKAFAAGALETVPWQDGDTAALGLNVANPLGGAWMLKVLRQSDGIAVMVNEEDVAVARKEVAISSGTESSPEAGVAWRGFQKLSGSGWIREGETVVIPITGSADRYEV from the coding sequence GTGAATAGACGAAACTCGCAGATGATGCTCATCTGCACCTATTGTGAAGAGCCGTACACCGGCGAAGATCCTCCCACCACCTGCCGTTGCGGCCATCCTCTTGAAGCGCAACTGGACTTGCGCGAGAGTGTCCCTGCTACTGCCACTGTTAACTTAGACGATCCCTCCCTCTGGCGTTACCGAACGATCCTCCCTCCCATTGATGATCGGCACATCATGACACTTGTAGAAGGGTGGACTGATCTGCGCAGTGGAGGCGACTATGGAGGAGCGACCGTGTACTTTAAAGATGAAACGGTAAATCCCACCGGCTCCTTCAAGGACCGGGGGATGAGCTTGGCTGTCTCCCATCTGAAGAGGTCAGGCGTAACGGAAGCATGTCTTCCTTCAGCAGGTAATGCGGGAGTCAGCGTCGCCGCCTATTGTGAAGAAGCCGGAATCGAATGTCATGTCTATCTGCCTGAGATGATCCCCTCACCGTTTGTGAAAGCGACAGAGAAGTATAGCGCTCATGTTCATTTGGGTGGCCAGACCATTGCCGAAGCGGCGGCAAGAATGAATGGTGAAAAAGAAAAACGGTGGTTTGATCTATCCACACTCAAGGAGCCCTTCCGGGTGGAGGGGAAAAAGACGCTGGGCTATGAGATTGCCGAGCATTTGGACTGGCATTTCCCCGATGTGGTGGTCTATCCGGCCGGGGGCGGGACAGGACTTGTCGGAATGTGGAAGGCATTCAACGAGATGAAAAGGCTGGGGTGGGTCGAAGGCGCTCTTCCGCGCATGGTTGCAGTTCAATCGGCGGGATGTGCACCGGTGGTAAAAGCTTTTGCGGCCGGAGCATTAGAAACAGTGCCTTGGCAAGATGGAGACACCGCTGCGCTCGGTCTGAACGTGGCCAACCCCCTCGGCGGTGCGTGGATGCTGAAAGTTCTGCGGCAGAGCGATGGGATTGCCGTCATGGTGAATGAGGAAGACGTTGCCGTTGCCAGAAAAGAGGTGGCAATTAGTTCCGGTACAGAATCCTCGCCGGAGGCGGGAGTAGCGTGGCGGGGATTTCAGAAGCTTTCCGGCAGTGGCTGGATTCGTGAGGGAGAGACCGTTGTTATCCCTATCACCGGGAGTGCGGATAGATATGAAGTGTAA
- a CDS encoding aspartate aminotransferase family protein, producing MTSEEVRQKHDSFLFPATLKYYDEPIVVTEGRGSRVTDAEGNSYLDFFGGILTISVGHANYDVNREVVAQVNRLSHISTLYPTAPLVDLAEKLASITPGNLDKCCFVCSGTEADETAVMMAQLYTGSAEIIALRHGYSGRSLLAQSLTAHSSWRALPTQVAAVKHALSPYCYRCPLKLTYPDCGVACAEDVEDLIRTTTTGKVAGILVEPIQGVGGFVTPPKEYFEIVAGIVRKYGGIFISDEVQTGFGRTGKMWGIDNYGVRPDMMTMAKGIANGLPLAVVITTGPIAECLTKNTISTFGGNPVSCAAANATIGVIERDNLVQNAGVMGEILREGLEVLKKKYPKILGDVRGMGLMQGLELVADETIQDRTPNPQAAAQLMEET from the coding sequence ATGACCAGTGAAGAAGTGCGTCAGAAGCACGACAGTTTTCTTTTTCCGGCAACCCTGAAATACTATGATGAGCCAATCGTGGTTACAGAGGGGAGGGGCTCCCGGGTAACAGACGCAGAAGGCAACAGCTATCTGGATTTTTTCGGCGGCATACTGACGATTTCTGTAGGTCACGCCAATTATGACGTGAACCGGGAGGTAGTGGCTCAGGTTAACCGTTTGAGCCACATCTCTACCCTCTATCCTACAGCGCCTCTAGTAGATCTGGCTGAAAAGCTGGCCAGCATCACTCCGGGCAACCTCGACAAGTGCTGCTTCGTCTGCTCCGGCACCGAAGCGGATGAAACCGCTGTCATGATGGCGCAACTGTACACTGGCAGTGCGGAAATCATCGCCCTGCGTCACGGCTACTCCGGGCGGTCTCTTTTGGCGCAGTCGCTGACGGCTCATTCGTCGTGGCGGGCGCTGCCGACGCAGGTCGCGGCAGTAAAGCACGCACTTTCTCCTTACTGCTATCGATGCCCCCTGAAGTTGACCTATCCCGATTGCGGCGTGGCCTGTGCCGAGGACGTGGAGGATTTGATCAGGACGACCACCACGGGAAAGGTCGCGGGGATATTGGTGGAGCCGATCCAGGGAGTGGGTGGCTTCGTGACGCCGCCAAAGGAGTACTTTGAAATTGTAGCCGGGATTGTTCGCAAGTATGGAGGTATATTCATTTCTGATGAGGTCCAGACGGGCTTCGGCCGCACCGGAAAGATGTGGGGCATCGATAACTACGGTGTAAGACCGGACATGATGACCATGGCGAAGGGAATTGCCAACGGCTTGCCGCTGGCGGTCGTCATTACGACGGGGCCCATTGCTGAATGTCTCACCAAAAATACCATCTCTACCTTTGGCGGGAATCCGGTGAGTTGCGCTGCCGCTAACGCCACCATCGGCGTCATCGAGCGGGACAACCTCGTGCAGAATGCCGGCGTTATGGGAGAGATACTGAGGGAGGGACTTGAGGTGCTTAAGAAGAAGTACCCAAAGATTCTCGGGGACGTTCGCGGTATGGGCCTCATGCAGGGGCTTGAACTGGTGGCGGATGAGACGATTCAGGACCGGACTCCCAATCCTCAGGCGGCAGCTCAACTGATGGAAGAGACGAA
- a CDS encoding aminotransferase class V-fold PLP-dependent enzyme: protein MIPCQRHLFDIPDDVAYINCAYLSPQLRSVTEAGSRGVERKVHPWPTVPNDFFDESERARSLFAQIIGATADDIAIIPAVSYGIATAATNLQLKAGDCILVLEEQFPSNYYGWAELAQTKGADLITVSRPEGGEWTPAILSHLNEATAVVATAVCHWTDGSLIDVKKIGQRCREMGAALVIDGSQSIGVMPFSVEEVQPDFVVTVGYKWLLGPYSLGFMYVAPKYRDGTPLEHNWIDRADSEDFAGLVNYRNDFQPGARKFDMGERSNFILMPMVVAALEQILKWGVPEMAATLSGMTKIISNRAEAVGLSVAPQHLRSGHLMGLRSAEGLPSDLLDQLAKDKVYVSVRGNSVRVSPHLYNTKEDINRLFEVLAKVP from the coding sequence GTGATTCCTTGCCAGCGCCACCTCTTTGACATTCCCGATGACGTGGCTTATATCAACTGCGCCTACCTGTCCCCTCAACTTCGTTCGGTGACGGAGGCGGGCAGTCGAGGCGTCGAACGAAAGGTTCATCCGTGGCCAACAGTCCCCAACGATTTCTTTGATGAATCGGAGAGGGCACGCTCTCTCTTCGCCCAAATTATCGGAGCCACGGCAGACGATATCGCCATCATCCCCGCCGTCAGTTACGGCATTGCGACCGCTGCCACCAATCTCCAATTGAAAGCGGGAGATTGTATCCTGGTTCTGGAAGAACAGTTCCCGTCAAACTACTACGGATGGGCCGAGCTCGCCCAAACGAAAGGAGCAGACCTCATCACTGTCTCCAGGCCTGAGGGTGGGGAATGGACCCCCGCCATTCTCTCTCACTTGAACGAAGCTACAGCCGTCGTCGCCACTGCCGTCTGCCACTGGACAGACGGCAGTCTTATCGATGTGAAGAAGATCGGCCAGCGCTGCCGGGAGATGGGCGCAGCGCTGGTGATAGACGGGTCGCAGTCCATCGGAGTTATGCCCTTCTCGGTGGAAGAGGTTCAGCCGGACTTTGTTGTGACTGTCGGTTACAAATGGCTACTCGGTCCCTACAGCCTCGGCTTCATGTACGTAGCACCGAAGTATCGCGACGGAACACCCCTTGAGCACAACTGGATCGACCGGGCAGACAGTGAAGATTTCGCCGGTCTGGTTAACTACCGGAATGACTTCCAGCCGGGGGCCAGAAAGTTTGATATGGGCGAGCGCAGCAACTTCATCCTCATGCCCATGGTGGTGGCAGCGCTGGAGCAGATCCTGAAATGGGGCGTGCCTGAGATGGCCGCAACATTATCAGGCATGACGAAAATCATAAGTAACCGGGCCGAGGCCGTGGGACTGTCAGTGGCGCCGCAGCACCTCCGCTCAGGCCATCTCATGGGATTGCGCTCCGCGGAGGGTCTTCCCTCCGATCTTCTGGATCAGCTAGCGAAAGATAAGGTTTACGTCAGTGTCCGCGGAAACTCGGTGAGGGTCTCGCCGCATCTGTACAACACGAAGGAGGATATCAACAGGCTCTTTGAGGTGCTGGCAAAAGTGCCGTAG